A single Primulina eburnea isolate SZY01 chromosome 11, ASM2296580v1, whole genome shotgun sequence DNA region contains:
- the LOC140805804 gene encoding mitochondrial phosphate carrier protein 3, mitochondrial-like, whose amino-acid sequence MGFPEKSSTQSLIPGFLYSFSITSKRYVNLEQNLVPSGFRYSSGPSIPTPSMAGIKQNFVIPAPKESRIELFSPAYYAACTVGGILSCGLTHMAVTPLDLVKCNMQIDPTKYKSISSGFGILLKEQGIRGFFKGWAPTLLGYSAQGACKFGFYEFFKKYYSDIAGPEYAAKYKTLIYLAGSASAEVIADVALCPFEAVKVRVQTQPGFARGLSDGFPKFIRAEGASGLYKGIVPLWGRQIPYTMMKFSTFENIVEAIYKYSIPTPKDQCSKSQQLGISFAGGYLAGVLCAVVSHPADNLVSFLNNAKGATVGDAVNKLGLWGLCTRGLPLRIVMVGTLTGAQWGIYDAFKVFVGLPTTGGGSPAPAHK is encoded by the exons ATGGGCTTCCCTGAAAAGTCGTCAACGCAGTCTTTGATCCCAGGTTTCCTTTACTCTTTTTCGATTACATCGAAGAGATACGTGAATTTGGAACAGAATCTGGTGCCGTCCGGTTTCAGATATTCGTCCGGACCGTCTATTCCGACGCCGTCAATGGCTGGGATCAAGCAGAACTTTGTGATCCCGGCGCCGAAGGAGAGCAGGATAGAGTTGTTCTCGCCGGCGTATTACGCAGCTTGCACAGTCGGAGGGATCTTGAGCTGCGGCCTTACTCACATGGCTGTCACCCCTCTTGATCTTGTCAAGTGCAATATGCAG ATTGATCCTACCAAGTACAAAAGCATTTCCTCTGGTTTTGGAATTCTACTGAAGGAGCAAGGAATCAGAGGTTTTTTCAAGGGTTGGGCACCAACCCTGCTCGGGTATAGTGCCCAGGGAGCATGCAAGTTTGGTTTCTACGAATTTTTCAAGAAGTATTACTCAGATATAGCTGGTCCTGAATACGCTGCCAAGTACAAGACCTTGATCTACCTTGCGGGATCTGCATCTGCTGAAGTAATTGCTGATGTTGCTCTCTGTCCTTTCGAGGCAGTAAAAGTTCGAGTTCAAACTCAACCCGGGTTCGCTAGAGGTTTGTCTGACGGATTCCCGAAGTTTATCAGAGCTGAAGGAGCTTCAGG GCTCTACAAAGGGATAGTACCACTTTGGGGACGACAGATTCCAT atacaATGATGAAATTTTCGACGTTTGAGAATATTGTGGAGGCCATTTACAAATATTCCATTCCGACTCCGAAGGATCAGTGCAGCAAAAGCCAGCAACTGGGCATTAGTTTCGCTGGTGGGTACCTGGCCGGTGTACTGTGTGCCGTTGTTTCACACCCTGCTGATAATCTAGTGTCTTTCCTCAACAATGCCAAAGGAGCAACAGTGGGCGAT GCCGTGAATAAGCTTGGTTTATGGGGTCTATGCACTCGTGGCCTCCCTTTACGTATTGTCATGGTTGGCACTCTCACTGGAGCACAATGGGGCATTTACGATGCATTCAAAGTTTTTGTTGGGCT GCCTACTACTGGCGGTGGAAGTCCTGCTCCTGCACACAAGTGA
- the LOC140805803 gene encoding uncharacterized protein isoform X1, protein MAISAGLGFSRLPYYPLRLPLRQCFLQVRVGYTATIEAFDETESEKGVIDSQSGGHVHQEAIQWKKFKSKDLGISTSKISRPTRVVLNGLRRKGFEVYLVGGCVRDLILQRIPKDFDIITSAELKEVMRTFSRCEMIGKRFPICHVHVDDTVVEVSSFSTRATRFGRDLSFDLEKPVGCDEKDYNRWRNCLQRDFTINGLMFDPYERLVYDYTGGVNDIRKAKVQTIKPAILSLTEDCARILRAVRIAARLGFRLSRETALAVKKLSSSILRLDRGRLLMEVNYMMAYGSAEASLRLLWKVGLLEIILPIQASYFVNHGFRRRDKRYNMLLSLFSNLDKLLAPDRPCHNSLWFALLAFHKALSDQPRDPLVIAAFSLAVHNGGDLLEAVSIARRISKQHDISFRELLEPRYLESEELLDDVLGFVGSVRCALTNMTDEYFVSQAMAKYPKSPFSDLVFFPLALYLRVCKIFECVKGGREKGFASKRGRKIDYEELALGSLTEVRHVFARVIFDTLYPHRA, encoded by the exons ATGGCCATTTCAGCTGGCTTAGGATTTTCTCGTCTCCCGTATTATCCTCTCCGCTTGCCTCTCCGCCAATGTTTTCTCCAG GTAAGGGTGGGATATACGGCGACAATTGAAGCATTCGATGAAACAGAGAGTGAAAAAGGTG TGATTGATAGCCAGAGTGGTGGTCATGTGCATCAGGAGGCGATACAGTGGAAAAAGTTTAAGTCCAAAGACCTTGGAATTAGTACTTCAAAAATTTCAAGGCCTACGAGAGTTGTTCTAAATGGTCTCAGAAGAAAAG GGTTTGAAGTTTACCTTGTGGGGGGCTGTGTGAGGGACCTTATATTGCAACGGATACCGAAGGATTTTGATATAATAACCTCTGCAGAACTAAAAGAG GTAATGAGAACATTTTCTCGATGTGAGATGATTGGAAAACGTTTTCCAATTTGTCATGTGCACGTTGACGATACTGTTGTGGAG GTTTCAAGCTTTAGCACCCGTGCAACAAGGTTTGGGAGAGACTTGAGCTTTGATCTTGAGAAACCTGTTGGTTGTGATGAGAAAGATTATAATCGCTGGAGAAACTGCCTTCAGCGAGATTTTACAATAAATGG ACTGATGTTTGACCCTTATGAAAGGTTGGTGTACGACTACACGGGCGGAGTAAATGATATTAGGAAAGCTAAA GTACAAACTATTAAACCTGCCATTCTGTCCTTGACTGAGGATTGTG CTCGTATTCTTCGTGCTGTTCGAATTGCTGCAAGATTGGGTTTTCGACTTTCAAGAGAGACGGCTCTCGCTGTAAAAAAAttatcttcttcaattctacgGCTGGATAGG GGAAGGCTTCTGATGGAAGTCAATTACATGATGGCATATGGCTCTGCAGAAGCCTCGTTGAGACTATTGTGGAAAGTTGGTCTTTTAGAAATAATATTACCTATTCAG GCAtcatattttgtaaaccatggTTTCCGGAGACGTGACAAGCGGTATAACATGCTTTTG TCTTTATTCTCCAACCTTGATAAACTTCTGGCACCTGACAGGCCATGTCATAATAGCTTATG GTTTGCTCTCTTGGCATTTCATAAAGCTTTGTCGGATCAGCCTAGAGATCCTCTGGTGATAGCTGCATTTAGCCTTGCTGTCCACAATGGTGGAGATTTATTGGAAGCTGTAAGTATAGCAAGACGTATCTCTAAACAACATGATATTAGCTTTCGTGAACTACTGGAACCTAGATACCTCGAGTCGGAGGAACTACTAGATGACGTTTTGGGCTTCGTGGGTTCTGTAAGATGTGCTCTGACCAATATGACCGATGAGTACTTTGTTTCCCAGGCTATGGCTAAATATCCCAAATCTCCGTTTTCGGATCTT GTATTCTTCCCGCTGGCATTGTATCTAAGGGTGTGCAAGATTTTTGAATGCGTCAAAGGTGGGAGGGAAAAAGGATTTGCGTCAAAACGTGGTCGTAAGATCGATTATGAAGAACTAGCATTAGGAAGTTTGACGGAAGTGCGGCATGTGTTTGCGAGAGTGATCTTTGATACTTTATACCCCCATCGAGCATAG
- the LOC140805803 gene encoding uncharacterized protein isoform X2: protein MAISAGLGFSRLPYYPLRLPLRQCFLQVRVGYTATIEAFDETESEKVIDSQSGGHVHQEAIQWKKFKSKDLGISTSKISRPTRVVLNGLRRKGFEVYLVGGCVRDLILQRIPKDFDIITSAELKEVMRTFSRCEMIGKRFPICHVHVDDTVVEVSSFSTRATRFGRDLSFDLEKPVGCDEKDYNRWRNCLQRDFTINGLMFDPYERLVYDYTGGVNDIRKAKVQTIKPAILSLTEDCARILRAVRIAARLGFRLSRETALAVKKLSSSILRLDRGRLLMEVNYMMAYGSAEASLRLLWKVGLLEIILPIQASYFVNHGFRRRDKRYNMLLSLFSNLDKLLAPDRPCHNSLWFALLAFHKALSDQPRDPLVIAAFSLAVHNGGDLLEAVSIARRISKQHDISFRELLEPRYLESEELLDDVLGFVGSVRCALTNMTDEYFVSQAMAKYPKSPFSDLVFFPLALYLRVCKIFECVKGGREKGFASKRGRKIDYEELALGSLTEVRHVFARVIFDTLYPHRA, encoded by the exons ATGGCCATTTCAGCTGGCTTAGGATTTTCTCGTCTCCCGTATTATCCTCTCCGCTTGCCTCTCCGCCAATGTTTTCTCCAG GTAAGGGTGGGATATACGGCGACAATTGAAGCATTCGATGAAACAGAGAGTGAAAAAG TGATTGATAGCCAGAGTGGTGGTCATGTGCATCAGGAGGCGATACAGTGGAAAAAGTTTAAGTCCAAAGACCTTGGAATTAGTACTTCAAAAATTTCAAGGCCTACGAGAGTTGTTCTAAATGGTCTCAGAAGAAAAG GGTTTGAAGTTTACCTTGTGGGGGGCTGTGTGAGGGACCTTATATTGCAACGGATACCGAAGGATTTTGATATAATAACCTCTGCAGAACTAAAAGAG GTAATGAGAACATTTTCTCGATGTGAGATGATTGGAAAACGTTTTCCAATTTGTCATGTGCACGTTGACGATACTGTTGTGGAG GTTTCAAGCTTTAGCACCCGTGCAACAAGGTTTGGGAGAGACTTGAGCTTTGATCTTGAGAAACCTGTTGGTTGTGATGAGAAAGATTATAATCGCTGGAGAAACTGCCTTCAGCGAGATTTTACAATAAATGG ACTGATGTTTGACCCTTATGAAAGGTTGGTGTACGACTACACGGGCGGAGTAAATGATATTAGGAAAGCTAAA GTACAAACTATTAAACCTGCCATTCTGTCCTTGACTGAGGATTGTG CTCGTATTCTTCGTGCTGTTCGAATTGCTGCAAGATTGGGTTTTCGACTTTCAAGAGAGACGGCTCTCGCTGTAAAAAAAttatcttcttcaattctacgGCTGGATAGG GGAAGGCTTCTGATGGAAGTCAATTACATGATGGCATATGGCTCTGCAGAAGCCTCGTTGAGACTATTGTGGAAAGTTGGTCTTTTAGAAATAATATTACCTATTCAG GCAtcatattttgtaaaccatggTTTCCGGAGACGTGACAAGCGGTATAACATGCTTTTG TCTTTATTCTCCAACCTTGATAAACTTCTGGCACCTGACAGGCCATGTCATAATAGCTTATG GTTTGCTCTCTTGGCATTTCATAAAGCTTTGTCGGATCAGCCTAGAGATCCTCTGGTGATAGCTGCATTTAGCCTTGCTGTCCACAATGGTGGAGATTTATTGGAAGCTGTAAGTATAGCAAGACGTATCTCTAAACAACATGATATTAGCTTTCGTGAACTACTGGAACCTAGATACCTCGAGTCGGAGGAACTACTAGATGACGTTTTGGGCTTCGTGGGTTCTGTAAGATGTGCTCTGACCAATATGACCGATGAGTACTTTGTTTCCCAGGCTATGGCTAAATATCCCAAATCTCCGTTTTCGGATCTT GTATTCTTCCCGCTGGCATTGTATCTAAGGGTGTGCAAGATTTTTGAATGCGTCAAAGGTGGGAGGGAAAAAGGATTTGCGTCAAAACGTGGTCGTAAGATCGATTATGAAGAACTAGCATTAGGAAGTTTGACGGAAGTGCGGCATGTGTTTGCGAGAGTGATCTTTGATACTTTATACCCCCATCGAGCATAG
- the LOC140805805 gene encoding long chain base biosynthesis protein 2d-like, producing the protein MITIPYVTALTTYFSYGLLFAFGQFRDFFRKIVDRLSHSSLQGYAPICLGLEDFYIRRLYLRIQDCFNRPISSPPDAWFDVVERVSKDNNKTLQRTTRVTRCLNLGSYNYLGFAAADEYCTPRVIESLNFFFPSTCSTRADGGTTKLHIELEDCVANFVGKPAAIVFGMGYVTNSAILPVLIGKGGLIISDSLNHNSIVNGARGSGATVRVFQHNTPSHLEKVLREQIAEGQPRTHRPWKKIIVVVEGIYSMEGELCKLPEIVSTCKKYKAYVYLDEAHSIGAVGKTGRGVCELLGVDTADVDIMMGTFTKSFGSCGGYIAGSKELIDYLKYTCPAHLYATSISPPAAQQIISSIKVILGEDGSSRGARKLANIRENSNFFRSELQKMGFEVLGDNDSPVMPIMLYNPAKIPAFSRECLKRNVAVVTVAFPATPLLLARARICISAAHSKEDLVNALEVISSVGDLVGIKYFPAEPTKPPLEGDRIKLE; encoded by the exons ATGATCACCATCCCGTACGTCACCGCTTTGACCACCTATTTTAGCTACGGCCTCCTCTTCGCTTTCGGACAGTTCCGCGATTTTTTTCGGAAGATTGTCGATCGATTGTCTCACAGCAGCCTTCAG GGTTATGCTCCAATATGTTTGGGGCTTGAGGATTTCTACATTCGGCGGCTGTATTTACGGATTCAG GATTGCTTTAACAGACCAATATCAAGTCCTCCTGATGCTTGGTTTGATGTGGTGGAGCGTGTCTCCAAGGACAATAACAAAACTCTGCA GCGAACTACAAGAGTTACTAGGTGCCTCAACTTGGGTTCGTATAACTATCTGGGGTTTGCTGCAGCAGATGAATACTGCACACCTCGGGTAATTGAgtccttgaatttttttttcccgaGCACCTGTAGTACCCGGGCTGATGGAG GTACAACCAAATTGCATATTGAATTGGAGGATTGTGTAGCAAATTTCGTAGGAAAGCCAGCTGCCATAGTTTTTGGCATGGGTTATGTGACAAATTCTGCCATTCTTCCTGTTTTAATTGGGAAG GGAGGTTTGATCATCAGTGATTCATTGAACCATAACTCTATAGTTAACGGCGCTCGGGGATCTGGGGCAACTGTTCGAGTCTTTCAGCATAACA CTCCATCTCATTTGGAGAAGGTTTTGAGGGAACAAATTGCAGAGGGACAGCCCAGAACACACAGACCTTGGAAAAAGATAATTGTTGTGGTGGAGGGAATCTACAGCATGGAAGGGGAACTGTGCAAGCTCCCCGAAATTGTTTCCACATGTAAGAAGTACAAG GCATATGTTTATCTGGATGAGGCTCACAGCATTGGTGCTGTTGGGAAAACTGGGAGGGGTGTCTGTGAACTATTGGGAGTTGATACGGCCGATGTGGACATTATGATGGGAACTTTCACAAAATCATTTGGGTCATGTGGTGGTTATATAGCGGGATCTAAG GAACTTATTGATTACTTGAAATACACGTGCCCTGCTCATCTTTATGCAACATCAATATCACCACCAGCTGCACAGCAAATTATTTCTTCCATTAAAGTTATTCTTGGAGAAGATGGTTCTAGCAGAG GGGCTCGGAAACTGGCAAATATCCGTGAGAACAGCAACTTTTTCAGGTCAGAATTGCAGAAAATGGGTTTTGAAGTTCTCGGGGATAATGATTCCCCCGTGATGCCCATAATGCTTTATAACCCGGCAAAAATTCCTGCTTTTTCACGAGAGTGCCTCAAACGGAAT GTGGCTGTGGTCACAGTTGCTTTTCCTGCGACTCCTTTATTGTTGGCCCGTGCACGCATTTGCATTTCTGCTGCTCATTCAAAGGAAGACCTTGTTAACGCTTTAGAG GTTATCAGCAGTGTTGGTGACCTTGTAGGCATAAAATACTTTCCTGCTGAGCCCACGAAACCTCCGTTGGAGGGTGACAGAATTAAGCTGGAGTGA